From a single Loigolactobacillus coryniformis subsp. coryniformis KCTC 3167 = DSM 20001 genomic region:
- a CDS encoding McrB family protein, protein MGANLTQFTQWYEQNQKELLAQAEQDKEKNKRLGAKFLIDWPLERLKSLALDEYVTGKGPQNKSFCYEIESGKYRDLYLGIRGGTAGKFGIYWSKKYHAYCDQNNQVIAENELNQQFSRLKADLVAIVTKGINAEFSDPVFQSRQSTNSFFGRSAMVTKLLCAYSATPVFSGINLNKDQKTVWGPMLSLEAQGGVYKQNYELTRLISEKYPQLDGALLSSLLWWYRNASLDVNAQEKEVVNLKAKTDFKNKYTSALLTSKNIIFHGAPGTGKSYLAKEIATDIISAGQFTDYTQLTAEQKQQIEFVQFHPSYDYTDFVEGLRPRTNADGSMGFELQDGIFKKFVGRAQKNLINSKKSKSAIEKEVSVQEMITDYFANIELGVDELTTTRGTKFYITDVDENHINVSIPENAIADKLSLSVDTIKQMLTSGRKFKQVTDVTGFFGKLNGTQSYSYDLAIFKAIKATQTSLAKPTVQPEKLKPYIFIIDEINRGEIAKIFGELFFSIDPGYRGPAGEVTTQYASLHDDHEEKFFIPENVYIVGTMNDIDRSVDTFDFAMRRRFRFIEIKAGERIEMLDSLENAAEAKQRMNALNNAIAMVEELNENYQIGAAYFLKLKTLTFDQLWTDYLEPLLQDYIHGMQDETKIMVRLAQAYDHSKVGSTDHGIEN, encoded by the coding sequence ATGGGTGCCAACTTAACACAATTTACACAATGGTATGAACAAAATCAAAAGGAGCTACTCGCTCAAGCAGAGCAGGATAAGGAGAAAAATAAGCGGCTTGGCGCAAAATTCTTAATCGATTGGCCGCTGGAACGCTTAAAATCATTGGCATTGGATGAGTATGTTACTGGTAAAGGCCCACAAAATAAGTCCTTTTGTTATGAAATTGAGAGTGGCAAATATCGTGATCTGTATCTAGGAATTCGCGGTGGTACGGCCGGCAAATTTGGAATTTACTGGAGTAAAAAGTATCACGCCTATTGTGATCAGAACAACCAAGTAATTGCTGAAAATGAGCTCAACCAGCAGTTTTCTCGATTAAAGGCAGATCTAGTTGCAATCGTCACTAAGGGAATTAATGCTGAGTTTTCTGATCCGGTTTTCCAGAGCAGGCAATCAACTAATTCTTTCTTTGGCCGTTCGGCAATGGTAACTAAGCTATTGTGTGCTTATTCAGCGACGCCGGTTTTTTCGGGTATTAACCTGAATAAAGATCAGAAAACGGTTTGGGGACCCATGCTCTCGCTTGAAGCGCAAGGCGGCGTTTATAAACAAAATTATGAGCTGACGCGCTTAATTTCGGAAAAGTATCCGCAACTTGATGGCGCCTTGCTTAGCTCATTACTATGGTGGTATCGGAATGCGAGTCTAGATGTTAATGCGCAAGAAAAGGAGGTCGTGAATTTGAAGGCTAAAACCGATTTTAAAAATAAGTACACATCAGCTTTATTAACAAGCAAGAACATTATCTTTCACGGTGCCCCAGGAACGGGTAAATCTTATCTGGCTAAAGAAATTGCAACGGATATCATCAGTGCAGGTCAGTTTACTGATTACACACAATTAACTGCAGAACAAAAACAGCAAATTGAATTCGTTCAGTTCCACCCGAGTTATGATTACACCGATTTTGTCGAAGGCTTACGTCCAAGAACCAATGCGGATGGCTCAATGGGTTTTGAATTGCAAGATGGTATTTTTAAAAAATTTGTTGGCCGCGCGCAAAAGAACCTTATTAATTCAAAAAAATCGAAGTCAGCGATCGAAAAAGAAGTCTCCGTGCAAGAAATGATAACCGATTATTTTGCCAATATTGAATTAGGCGTCGATGAATTAACCACGACTCGCGGTACGAAATTTTACATTACTGATGTTGATGAAAATCATATCAATGTTTCCATACCAGAAAATGCAATAGCTGATAAGCTTAGTTTAAGTGTCGATACTATCAAGCAAATGCTGACATCTGGGCGAAAATTTAAACAGGTTACAGACGTTACCGGATTCTTTGGAAAATTAAATGGTACGCAAAGCTATTCTTATGATCTGGCTATTTTTAAGGCAATTAAAGCAACCCAAACATCGTTGGCTAAACCGACAGTACAACCGGAAAAATTAAAACCCTATATCTTTATCATCGATGAAATCAATCGTGGCGAGATTGCTAAAATCTTCGGTGAACTTTTCTTTTCAATTGACCCAGGTTATCGTGGTCCTGCTGGTGAAGTTACTACTCAATATGCCAGTTTGCACGACGACCACGAAGAAAAATTCTTTATCCCGGAAAATGTCTATATTGTTGGTACAATGAATGATATTGACCGTTCAGTTGATACGTTTGACTTTGCCATGCGCCGTCGTTTCCGCTTCATTGAAATCAAAGCAGGTGAACGAATCGAGATGTTGGATTCACTCGAAAATGCAGCTGAAGCAAAACAGCGCATGAATGCATTGAACAATGCGATTGCTATGGTTGAGGAACTTAATGAAAATTATCAAATTGGGGCCGCTTATTTTTTGAAATTAAAAACATTGACCTTTGATCAATTATGGACTGACTATTTAGAACCGCTGTTACAAGACTATATTCATGGAATGCAAGATGAAACTAAAATCATGGTGCGACTTGCGCAAGCATATGACCATTCTAAGGTAGGTAGTACTGATCATGGTATTGAGAATTAA
- a CDS encoding iron-sulfur cluster biosynthesis family protein, with translation MNINIKAAAATYLANKIPAGKHVFLALDDGSNKFSKLGGSCAIGNKFQLVIADQADAEYDVVLDNKAGLNLTSATPEMAFLGSGLALDYNNGLLKLTDDSGVLDGAVSVADYVAPTADEQALKAEMQALGGKIC, from the coding sequence ATGAACATTAATATTAAAGCAGCGGCAGCAACTTATTTAGCAAATAAAATTCCCGCCGGCAAGCACGTTTTTTTAGCGCTAGACGACGGTTCTAATAAGTTTTCCAAATTAGGTGGTTCATGTGCGATCGGCAATAAGTTCCAATTAGTTATCGCTGATCAGGCGGATGCAGAATACGATGTTGTCTTGGACAATAAAGCAGGGTTGAATTTGACCAGTGCAACACCAGAAATGGCTTTCCTAGGCAGCGGTTTGGCTTTGGACTATAACAACGGCTTGTTGAAATTAACTGATGACAGTGGTGTTTTGGATGGTGCCGTTAGCGTGGCTGATTATGTGGCGCCAACTGCAGACGAACAAGCACTGAAGGCTGAAATGCAAGCTTTAGGTGGCAAGATTTGCTAA
- a CDS encoding bacteriocin immunity protein, with protein MKKRQEKVEQMLDQISAAYGDAAVKARPELRQLLLKAATELDKTGDYALTATKLCKTIALYYWTHQQDFPPAVGRLHQQLKGEAVKYDATAAAAFLLPVWF; from the coding sequence ATGAAAAAGCGGCAGGAAAAGGTGGAACAGATGCTGGATCAGATCAGTGCGGCCTACGGCGATGCGGCGGTGAAAGCACGGCCAGAATTGCGGCAGTTGCTGTTAAAAGCAGCGACTGAATTGGACAAAACTGGTGACTACGCATTGACCGCAACTAAACTATGCAAAACGATCGCCTTATATTATTGGACGCACCAACAAGACTTCCCGCCGGCAGTCGGTCGCTTACATCAACAATTAAAAGGTGAAGCCGTCAAATATGATGCGACAGCTGCGGCGGCCTTTTTGCTGCCGGTTTGGTTTTAG
- a CDS encoding beta-glucoside-specific PTS transporter subunit IIABC → MNYKESAQAIYDAVGTEKNIVSLIHCMTRLRFKLRDESSVDDAAVKQIPGVVGVNHQSGQYQVIIGNDVANYYNELAKLGNFTDDNDDAEPEKTGEKVNWFSRFASFISSCMSPLIPALIGGGMIKVILILLPLLGWLSTKGQTYAILSIFGDAPFYFLPIMLAYTAAQYFKVTPMLAVTIGAIMIHPNFTAMVTAGKSVSFMGLPVTLANYSSSVIPILIMVWLMKYIEKGVEKVCPTSLKSILKPLLVIFISGTLALVVVGPLGTYAGDLLSAIILFIQGKASWLAMPLMAAFMPLIVMTGMHWAFSPIFLAASIAHPDSLILPAMLAANVAQGAASLAVMFKAKNKNTKQIAGAASISALLAGVTEPALYGVTLKYKKPLYAAMIAGGVTGLFMGIVNLKSFAFAVPSLISIPQFINKAASANFINALIVLVVSFVITFVLTWLFGIDEEPEPVAATAAPVAETPDDNVASGSQTTTKIYSPMAGEVINLDSVADATFAQKMLGDGVAIIPQDGKIYAPFAGTVMTVFPTKHAIGLKSDSGVELLIHCGLDTVNLKGAPFTQHVQTDQRVAQGELLMEADLEQIKQAGYDTTTPLVVTNTKDFVAVEATDKTVVTKDDVALYVI, encoded by the coding sequence ATGAATTACAAAGAATCTGCCCAGGCAATCTATGACGCGGTGGGCACAGAAAAAAATATCGTATCGTTGATCCACTGTATGACGCGCTTGCGCTTTAAATTACGCGATGAAAGTAGCGTTGATGATGCGGCGGTCAAACAAATTCCTGGCGTCGTTGGCGTTAATCATCAATCAGGGCAATATCAAGTGATCATCGGTAATGACGTGGCTAATTATTATAATGAACTGGCTAAGTTAGGTAACTTTACTGATGATAATGACGATGCCGAACCAGAAAAAACAGGTGAAAAAGTTAATTGGTTCAGCCGTTTCGCCAGCTTTATTTCTTCTTGTATGTCACCCTTGATTCCCGCCTTGATCGGTGGTGGGATGATCAAAGTTATCCTGATCTTACTGCCTTTATTAGGTTGGTTGAGTACCAAAGGCCAGACCTACGCGATCTTAAGCATTTTCGGTGATGCACCATTTTATTTCTTACCGATCATGTTAGCGTACACAGCGGCGCAATACTTTAAAGTTACGCCAATGTTAGCAGTTACGATCGGGGCGATCATGATCCATCCGAACTTCACTGCAATGGTCACCGCCGGCAAAAGTGTTTCGTTTATGGGCTTGCCGGTAACTTTAGCCAACTATTCGTCATCGGTTATTCCGATCCTGATCATGGTTTGGTTGATGAAATATATTGAAAAAGGTGTGGAAAAAGTTTGCCCAACCTCGCTTAAAAGTATTCTGAAACCATTATTGGTGATCTTCATTTCCGGCACTTTGGCGTTAGTTGTCGTGGGACCTTTAGGCACTTACGCCGGCGATTTATTGTCCGCAATCATTTTATTCATTCAAGGCAAAGCTAGTTGGTTGGCGATGCCGTTAATGGCGGCCTTCATGCCATTGATCGTCATGACTGGGATGCACTGGGCCTTTTCACCAATTTTCTTGGCGGCATCGATCGCCCATCCCGATTCCTTGATCTTGCCTGCTATGTTAGCCGCTAACGTTGCCCAAGGTGCTGCTAGTTTGGCGGTGATGTTCAAAGCTAAAAATAAAAATACTAAACAAATTGCCGGTGCTGCAAGTATTTCCGCATTATTAGCCGGTGTAACTGAACCTGCATTGTACGGTGTGACTTTGAAATACAAAAAACCATTATATGCTGCAATGATCGCCGGTGGCGTCACTGGTTTGTTCATGGGCATCGTCAATTTGAAATCATTTGCCTTTGCCGTACCATCGTTGATCTCGATTCCACAATTTATCAATAAAGCCGCTAGTGCTAACTTTATCAACGCGCTGATTGTCTTAGTGGTATCATTTGTCATCACCTTTGTCTTAACTTGGCTTTTCGGCATCGATGAAGAACCTGAACCCGTTGCTGCTACAGCCGCACCTGTTGCTGAGACACCAGACGATAACGTGGCTTCTGGTAGCCAAACAACGACAAAAATTTACAGCCCCATGGCCGGTGAAGTGATCAACTTGGACAGCGTGGCTGATGCTACGTTTGCCCAAAAAATGCTCGGTGATGGCGTGGCAATCATCCCTCAAGACGGCAAAATCTACGCGCCATTTGCTGGCACTGTGATGACTGTTTTCCCAACAAAACACGCGATCGGCCTGAAAAGCGATTCCGGCGTCGAATTGTTGATTCATTGCGGCTTGGATACGGTAAACTTAAAAGGGGCACCATTCACCCAGCACGTACAAACGGACCAACGTGTGGCCCAAGGTGAGCTATTAATGGAAGCTGATCTAGAACAGATCAAACAGGCTGGTTACGACACCACCACACCACTTGTTGTCACCAATACCAAAGACTTTGTCGCGGTCGAAGCTACCGATAAAACGGTGGTGACCAAAGATGACGTTGCACTGTATGTGATCTAG
- a CDS encoding ABC transporter ATP-binding protein, translating to MTDVLNIQNVTYKLNLASILDGVTCVVPEGKIVGLLGANGAGKTTLMRLISGVAKGYHGEITVNGATAAAQRKQFVSFSHQLDGVSDRARLDKIVRDYRVLYPDFANDEFEQLAAFLELDLTKRLNQLSKGNRKKMIVALTLSRQVPLYLLDEPFDGIDGMSRKKIIASILKWKPDAATILISDHHVDDIANLLDSVIVLKDQRVAASEQADTIREKYGQSIEDYYETIYTGGEQHD from the coding sequence ATGACTGACGTTTTAAATATCCAAAATGTAACTTATAAACTAAATCTCGCTAGTATTCTTGATGGCGTGACCTGCGTAGTACCTGAAGGCAAGATCGTCGGCCTGCTCGGCGCAAACGGTGCCGGTAAAACGACCCTGATGCGCTTGATCAGCGGCGTGGCCAAAGGTTATCACGGTGAGATCACCGTCAACGGCGCCACCGCCGCCGCCCAACGGAAACAATTTGTCAGCTTTAGCCACCAACTAGATGGCGTCAGCGACCGTGCCCGTTTGGACAAAATCGTCCGCGACTACCGCGTCTTGTACCCTGATTTTGCCAATGATGAATTCGAACAACTGGCCGCTTTTCTTGAATTGGACCTAACCAAGCGCCTCAACCAGTTATCCAAAGGTAACCGCAAGAAAATGATCGTTGCTCTGACCTTGTCCCGCCAAGTGCCACTATACCTACTAGACGAACCGTTTGACGGTATCGATGGCATGAGCCGCAAAAAGATCATCGCCAGTATTTTAAAGTGGAAGCCAGACGCAGCCACGATCCTGATCAGCGACCACCATGTCGACGACATCGCCAACCTGCTGGACAGCGTGATCGTGCTCAAAGACCAACGCGTGGCTGCCAGTGAACAAGCCGATACCATCCGCGAAAAATACGGCCAAAGCATCGAAGACTATTACGAAACTATTTATACCGGAGGCGAGCAACATGACTAA
- a CDS encoding DDE-type integrase/transposase/recombinase, which produces MLTPLLTYLVQIIKFQRALIIFLLAQLIDIFDHSRLPSTDKPTYKRFNQFQVDDKLPILAADIGPESLNYEQLIIDYMTKTGKDLKPIRRRQGTVITFQNQRCPRCNAPSDYLYANNGKGNQLKCKICAFSFQNGDAQKKKAVVLRCPYCQHRLEAHHHRSNFDVLRCPNDQCSFRLKQIKQLSVAEAKQFKEQPSSFKVRYTFRNFKFDLKGLAASSPVQAKVDLSKIQASPEVLGLALTYHINYGLSARRTAAIMYDVHGVKISHQTIHNYEEAVATVIRPFWANYPYELSNQLVGDETYVKVKGKWNYIFYFYDAVKKLILADYITPNRTTESAVVAINQVLQKMSERPADLQFVVDANPIYQVAQLYFAQQGINFKIKQVVGLTNKDPISKEYRFLKQTIERLNRSFKGNYRSATGFNSPTGSASYTALYSAAYNFLRPHEALDYKVPVHLPELDNKPRMYDKWLALIDLAQSQLPTA; this is translated from the coding sequence GTGCTTACACCATTATTAACTTATTTAGTCCAAATAATCAAGTTCCAACGTGCATTGATCATCTTTTTGTTGGCCCAGCTGATTGATATTTTTGACCATTCGCGCTTGCCCAGCACCGATAAACCAACCTATAAACGCTTTAATCAATTTCAAGTTGACGATAAATTACCAATTTTAGCAGCCGATATTGGTCCAGAATCACTTAATTATGAGCAACTGATCATTGACTACATGACCAAAACCGGCAAAGATCTAAAACCAATTCGGCGCCGACAAGGCACCGTGATCACGTTCCAGAACCAACGTTGCCCACGCTGTAATGCCCCAAGCGACTATCTATACGCTAATAACGGTAAAGGTAATCAGCTTAAGTGTAAGATCTGCGCTTTTAGCTTCCAAAATGGTGATGCGCAGAAGAAGAAAGCGGTGGTACTTCGTTGCCCATACTGCCAACATCGATTGGAAGCTCATCACCACCGTAGTAACTTCGATGTGTTACGTTGTCCTAATGACCAATGTTCATTTCGTTTAAAACAAATCAAGCAGTTATCCGTAGCTGAAGCCAAACAATTCAAGGAACAGCCATCTAGCTTCAAAGTACGCTACACTTTCCGTAACTTTAAATTCGATCTCAAAGGCTTAGCGGCTAGTTCGCCAGTTCAAGCCAAGGTCGATTTGAGTAAGATCCAAGCCAGCCCTGAGGTTTTAGGGCTTGCCCTGACCTATCACATTAACTATGGCCTGTCGGCCCGTCGTACCGCAGCCATCATGTACGACGTTCACGGCGTTAAGATCTCCCACCAAACCATTCACAACTACGAAGAGGCGGTAGCGACCGTTATTCGACCATTCTGGGCTAACTATCCTTACGAACTTTCCAACCAATTAGTTGGTGATGAGACTTACGTCAAGGTCAAAGGTAAGTGGAACTATATCTTTTACTTTTACGACGCGGTTAAAAAGCTAATTCTAGCCGACTATATAACGCCCAACCGCACAACTGAATCAGCGGTCGTTGCCATCAATCAAGTCCTACAGAAGATGTCCGAACGTCCAGCCGACCTACAGTTCGTAGTCGACGCCAATCCCATTTATCAAGTAGCACAACTTTATTTTGCTCAACAAGGGATCAATTTTAAAATCAAGCAAGTAGTAGGGTTGACCAACAAAGATCCAATCAGTAAAGAGTATCGTTTCTTGAAACAAACAATTGAGCGTTTAAACCGTAGTTTTAAGGGCAATTATCGGTCGGCCACTGGTTTTAACTCACCAACCGGTTCAGCCAGTTATACCGCCTTATATTCAGCGGCTTATAACTTTTTACGCCCGCACGAAGCGCTAGATTATAAGGTGCCGGTACACCTACCAGAGCTGGACAATAAACCGCGCATGTACGATAAATGGTTGGCCTTGATTGATCTAGCACAAAGCCAATTACCAACTGCATAA
- the licT gene encoding BglG family transcription antiterminator LicT gives MKIKRVLNNNTAISVNQNGLDVLLMGPGIAFGKKQGQDVRLDKVEKTFIIKDKATLNKFTDLVIDVPMTEILVAEKVINFAKLKLGKQFNEIIYVNLTDHMHNAIAQAHEGITLRNPLKWDIARFYPDEYAVGQKALAVVKNDLGTELEDDEAAFIALHFVNAEVENGNGQNLAYDVTRIVKEVEDTVKNYFHTEFDETSLNYYRFITHLKFFAQRLLAGKHYEDDDDDLLVVIKQRYTRAFACAQQVQAFVKTNYNYAISGTELLYLTVHINRLIKNL, from the coding sequence GTGAAAATAAAACGAGTACTAAATAATAATACTGCGATCTCAGTTAATCAAAATGGCTTAGATGTTTTGCTGATGGGTCCGGGGATCGCTTTTGGCAAAAAGCAAGGTCAGGATGTGCGCTTAGACAAAGTCGAAAAAACGTTTATTATTAAGGATAAGGCGACTTTGAATAAGTTTACTGATTTAGTGATCGATGTGCCGATGACCGAAATTTTAGTGGCGGAAAAGGTGATCAATTTTGCTAAGCTAAAACTCGGTAAGCAGTTCAACGAAATTATCTACGTTAATTTGACCGATCATATGCATAATGCGATTGCACAGGCGCATGAGGGTATCACGTTACGGAATCCGTTGAAATGGGATATCGCGCGCTTTTATCCTGATGAGTACGCGGTGGGGCAAAAAGCGTTGGCCGTGGTCAAAAATGATCTGGGAACTGAATTAGAAGATGACGAAGCGGCTTTTATCGCTTTACATTTTGTAAACGCTGAAGTTGAAAACGGTAACGGTCAGAATTTGGCTTATGACGTGACGCGGATCGTCAAGGAAGTTGAAGATACGGTCAAAAACTATTTTCACACTGAATTTGACGAAACGTCATTGAATTATTACCGGTTCATCACGCATTTGAAGTTTTTCGCGCAACGATTATTGGCGGGCAAGCACTATGAAGACGATGATGATGACTTACTAGTGGTAATCAAGCAGCGTTACACCCGCGCCTTTGCCTGTGCCCAGCAAGTGCAAGCCTTTGTCAAAACTAATTATAACTATGCGATCAGTGGGACTGAATTATTGTATCTAACGGTTCATATCAATCGTTTAATTAAAAATCTATAG
- a CDS encoding TetR/AcrR family transcriptional regulator produces MDSKAKIITAARQLIYQNGYEATSISDIMAAAAVGKGQLYYYFKSKKDIGLAVLQQIVAEWDQQLVHGILAADQPTAPALTAMLAWVLDFHRQQDEHYGCPIGKVISEMSTKDEDFRVLLDQLMTAWTTALAVKLQQLTPVIAAKEAQVKAQTIIATLQGAILLIKVHQDIAPLEQAVNYLRQSVLQLEASR; encoded by the coding sequence ATGGACAGTAAGGCAAAAATTATTACAGCAGCGCGGCAATTGATTTACCAAAATGGTTATGAAGCGACCTCGATCAGTGACATTATGGCGGCGGCCGCGGTCGGTAAAGGCCAATTATATTATTATTTTAAGTCGAAAAAAGACATTGGCTTAGCCGTTTTGCAGCAGATCGTCGCCGAATGGGATCAGCAATTGGTCCACGGTATTTTGGCGGCTGATCAGCCGACGGCACCGGCGTTGACAGCGATGTTGGCTTGGGTGTTGGATTTTCATCGCCAGCAGGATGAGCATTATGGCTGTCCGATCGGGAAGGTGATCAGCGAAATGTCGACTAAGGATGAAGATTTTCGTGTTTTGCTAGATCAATTGATGACGGCATGGACAACGGCATTGGCGGTTAAATTACAACAATTAACGCCAGTGATTGCCGCCAAGGAAGCACAGGTCAAAGCACAAACGATCATCGCCACATTACAAGGGGCGATCTTGTTGATCAAAGTACACCAAGATATTGCGCCATTGGAACAGGCCGTTAATTATTTACGGCAGTCGGTTTTACAACTTGAAGCATCTCGATAA
- a CDS encoding GntR family transcriptional regulator — MQFDDKVPIYYQIKQYIYRELIVEHLRAGDKLPAIRELAVTLTVNVNTIQRALSELISEGVIISQRGKGNFVTTDLKILVALKQRVLTAEFSELYDHLTALNISPTEMVQYLEDYIAQRKDDAK, encoded by the coding sequence ATGCAATTCGATGATAAAGTGCCAATCTATTATCAAATCAAGCAATATATTTACCGTGAGCTGATCGTGGAACACCTACGCGCCGGCGATAAATTACCAGCGATCCGCGAATTAGCGGTCACACTGACCGTCAACGTCAACACGATCCAGCGCGCCCTCAGCGAACTGATCAGTGAAGGGGTGATCATCTCCCAGCGTGGCAAAGGTAATTTTGTCACCACGGACCTCAAAATCTTGGTGGCATTAAAGCAACGGGTCCTGACCGCCGAATTCAGTGAGCTTTACGATCATCTCACGGCGCTGAACATTAGCCCGACTGAGATGGTCCAGTACCTGGAAGACTACATTGCCCAACGAAAGGATGACGCAAAATGA
- a CDS encoding glycoside hydrolase family 1 protein — protein sequence MQKFPDNFLWGGATAANQLEGGYREGGKGLSIADALPGGPERFTIANQPDFDWQIKPTQYTYPNHEGIDHYHRFREDIALFAEMGFKCYRFSIAWSRIFPQGDETEPNEAGLAFYDQIIAECLKHNIQPVITISHYEMPLNLVTTYGGWKNKQLIAFYERFARTVLTRYYKQVKYWMTFNEINSALHFPVMGQGLVASNGANDMQNIYQAWHNQFVAGAKAVAIGHQLDPDLKVGCMLLYATTYSYNANPVNQLATLKQNQAFNQFCGDVQVRGAYPSYTDSLLQEYGFSFSDLDTTAAELALLKANPVDYIGFSYYMSATVDVTGETKDTASGNLIGGVKNPYLKASDWGWQIDPTGLRIALNEMYQRYQKPLFVVENGLGAKDEIDAQHHVDDDYRIDYLRQHIEAMAGAVADGVDLMGYTPWGCIDLVSASTGQMSKRYGFIYVDLDDNGQGTLNRYPKKSFGWYQRVIRSNGAEL from the coding sequence ATGCAAAAATTTCCCGATAATTTCTTATGGGGCGGCGCTACCGCCGCTAATCAATTAGAAGGCGGCTATCGTGAAGGCGGCAAAGGGTTATCGATCGCCGATGCATTGCCTGGGGGTCCTGAACGATTTACGATCGCTAACCAGCCAGATTTTGACTGGCAGATCAAGCCAACGCAGTACACTTATCCCAACCATGAAGGTATTGATCATTACCACCGTTTCCGTGAGGATATCGCGTTGTTCGCCGAAATGGGCTTTAAATGTTATCGCTTCTCGATCGCCTGGTCACGGATCTTCCCGCAAGGCGACGAAACTGAACCTAATGAAGCTGGCTTAGCCTTCTATGATCAAATCATCGCTGAATGCCTGAAACACAACATCCAACCGGTGATCACCATTTCTCATTATGAAATGCCATTGAATTTGGTGACGACTTATGGTGGCTGGAAGAATAAGCAGCTGATCGCTTTTTATGAACGCTTCGCCCGCACAGTGTTGACACGCTACTACAAGCAGGTCAAGTATTGGATGACGTTTAACGAGATCAACAGTGCGCTACATTTTCCAGTGATGGGCCAAGGTTTGGTGGCTAGCAATGGCGCCAACGATATGCAAAATATTTATCAAGCGTGGCATAATCAGTTTGTGGCTGGTGCTAAGGCTGTTGCAATCGGCCATCAGTTGGACCCGGACTTAAAAGTCGGTTGCATGTTGCTGTACGCGACGACGTATAGCTACAATGCCAACCCAGTCAACCAATTAGCGACGTTGAAACAAAATCAGGCGTTCAATCAATTCTGTGGCGATGTTCAAGTTCGGGGCGCTTATCCGAGCTACACCGACAGTTTGCTGCAAGAATACGGCTTTAGCTTTAGCGACTTAGATACCACCGCGGCCGAGCTGGCATTGCTTAAAGCCAACCCAGTTGATTACATCGGCTTCAGTTATTACATGTCGGCCACCGTGGACGTCACCGGTGAAACGAAAGACACCGCCAGCGGCAACTTGATCGGCGGTGTGAAAAATCCTTATCTTAAAGCCAGTGATTGGGGCTGGCAGATCGATCCCACTGGTCTACGGATCGCGCTAAATGAAATGTACCAACGTTACCAAAAACCACTTTTCGTCGTTGAAAATGGCCTCGGCGCCAAAGACGAGATCGACGCCCAACACCACGTTGATGACGATTACCGCATCGACTACCTACGCCAACATATCGAAGCAATGGCTGGTGCAGTGGCTGACGGCGTTGACTTAATGGGCTACACACCGTGGGGCTGCATCGACTTAGTCAGTGCTTCCACCGGCCAAATGTCCAAGCGTTACGGCTTCATTTACGTTGATCTAGACGATAATGGTCAAGGGACACTCAATCGTTATCCAAAGAAATCATTTGGCTGGTATCAGCGGGTGATTCGCAGTAATGGCGCAGAACTATAA
- a CDS encoding ferritin-like domain-containing protein translates to MSQTEKVVATLQTLATGATGQATHRGIAAQIFASQGFTKLSDKYTGHATEERDFAGQFMARILDLDGQLQHEAQPAQQVFTDIKAYMQAEADISQKGIAALTPLLDHQLLDITSYDLVKAYIEDEVEDLNWTQQQLDLITLIGQQNYLTKML, encoded by the coding sequence ATGAGCCAAACAGAAAAAGTGGTCGCAACGCTACAAACATTAGCAACAGGTGCAACGGGACAAGCCACGCACCGTGGTATTGCGGCGCAGATTTTTGCCAGTCAAGGTTTTACTAAGTTAAGCGATAAATACACAGGTCACGCCACCGAAGAACGTGATTTTGCCGGCCAATTTATGGCGCGGATCCTGGATCTGGATGGGCAGTTGCAACACGAAGCCCAACCCGCACAGCAGGTATTCACCGACATCAAGGCTTATATGCAAGCCGAAGCGGACATTTCACAAAAAGGCATCGCCGCATTGACGCCGCTATTGGATCATCAACTGTTGGATATCACCAGTTATGACTTGGTCAAAGCTTACATTGAAGACGAAGTGGAAGATTTGAATTGGACGCAACAACAACTTGATCTGATCACATTGATCGGCCAGCAAAATTATTTGACTAAAATGTTGTAG